A window from Camelus bactrianus isolate YW-2024 breed Bactrian camel chromosome 23, ASM4877302v1, whole genome shotgun sequence encodes these proteins:
- the CD55 gene encoding complement decay-accelerating factor isoform X3, translating into MSPARPRAPAVLRLLDGLTPRLLLLLLLLLRPLTVRGDCGLPPDVPNAHLALGDNTNFPEKSTVTYKCNEGFVKVPGKPDSAVCLTSKWSTVAEFCNRSCVVPTRLLFASLKKSYSKQNYFPAGSTVEYECRRGYRRDHTLSGNLTCLQDFTWSKPAEFCKKKPCPNPGEIKNGHVIIPDGILFGASISFSCDTGYRLVGADSIYCSLVENTVGWSDPLPKCQEIFCPEPPEIDNGIILEKQESYAYRQSVKYKCMEGFTLYGERSIYCTVKDDQGAWSGPPPECRGASRVSEFRPTVQKSTTVTVPGTKAPSAPQKPTSVSSPATKSPPSPQKLTTVNVPATETPSTPRKHTTVNSSDIENPLNPQKHTTTNVPATETPSTPQKSIIITFSATKSPLTPQKLAIVNVPATETSSTPQKPIIITSSATKSPLTPQKPNMVNVPATEVPPTPQKPTKTNDSVTKPPNFPTPNTLSPAAQNPFKTNASATQAVPTTQKFTTAKASLTQNLRATRNSTALHPPVTKGFHTTQRLTSAHVTATKSPTVSKATTRFHTTSTSKGHKSPSSGASIIASGHACITLTVLLVMLATIG; encoded by the exons ATGAGTCCCGCCCGGCCGAGGGCCCCCGCGGTGCTGCGCCTGCTGGACGGGCTGACCCctcggctgctgctgctgctgctgctgctgctgcgtcCCCTGACAGTGCGGG GTGACTGCGGTCTTCCCCCAGATGTACCTAATGCCCATCTAGCTTTGGGAGATAATAcaaattttcctgaaaaaagCACAGTAACCTACAAATGTAACGAAGGCTTTGTAAAAGTTCCTGGCAAGCCAGACTCAGCGGTCTGTCTTACCAGTAAATGGTCAACGGTTGCAGAGTTTTGTAATC GTAGCTGTGTTGTCCCAACCAGGCTACTTTTTGCGTCACTGAAAAAGTCTTACAGCAAACAGAATTATTTCCCAGCGGGTTCCACTGTGGAATATGAGTGCCGTAGGGGCTACAGAAGGGACCATACTCTGTCAGGAAACCTAACTTGCCTTCAGGATTTTACATGGTCCAAACCCGCTGAATTTTGTAAAA AGAAACCATGTCCTAATCctggagaaataaaaaatggTCATGTCATTATACCAGACGGCATATTATTTGGCGCGTCCATCTCTTTCTCATGTGACACAGG GTACAGATTAGTTGGTGCAGATTCTATTTACTGTTCTCTTGTGGAAAACACTGTTGGGTGGAGTGATCCATTGCCAAAATGCCAAG aaattttttgtcCAGaaccaccagaaattgacaatgGAATAATTCTAGAGAAACAGGAGAGTTATGCGTATAGACAGTCTGTAAAATATAAGTGTATGGAAGGCTTCACCCTGTATGGAGAGCGCTCTATCTATTGCACTGTAAAAGATGACCAAGGAGCGTGGAGTGGCCCCCCACCTGAATGCAGAG GAGCTTCTCGAGTATCCGAGTTCAGACCAACAGTTCAGAAATCCACCACAGTAACTGTTCCAGGTACCAAAGCCCCATCAGCTCCTCAGAAACCCACCTCAGTGAGTTCTCCAGCTACGAAGTCCCCACCATCTCCTCAGAAACTCACCACTGTAAATGTTCCAGCTACAGAAACCCCATCAACTCCTCGGAAACACACTACAGTAAATTCTTCAGATATAGAGAACCCACTCAACCCTCAGAAACACACCACTACAAATGTTCCAGCTACAGAAACTCCATCAACTCCTCAGAAATCCATCATAATAACTTTTTCAGCTACAAAGTCCCCACTAACTCCTCAGAAACTCGCCATTGTAAATGTTCCAGCTACAGAAACCTCATCAACTCCTCAGAAACCCATCATAATAACTTCTTCAGCTACAAAGTCCCCACTAACTCCTCAGAAACCCAATATGGTAAATGTTCCAGCTACAGAAGTCCCACCAACTCCTCAGAAACCTACCAAAACAAATGATTCAGTcacaaaacccccaaatttccccacaCCAAACACTCTCTCTCCAGCAGCCCAGAATCCCTTCAAGACAAATGCTTCTGCTACACAGGCCGTACCAACAACCCAAAAATTCACCACAGCAAAAGCTTCACTTACACAGAATCTTCGAGCAACACGAAACTCCACTGCTCTACATCCCCCAGTGACCAAGGGTTTCCACACAACACAAAGATTGACCTCTGCTCATGTTACAGCAACGAAGAGTCCAACTGTTTCCAAGGCAACCACGCGTTTTCACACAACAAGCACCTCAAAAGGACATAAAAGCCCTTCTTCAG
- the CD55 gene encoding complement decay-accelerating factor isoform X4: MSPARPRAPAVLRLLDGLTPRLLLLLLLLLRPLTVRGDCGLPPDVPNAHLALGDNTNFPEKSTVTYKCNEGFVKVPGKPDSAVCLTSKWSTVAEFCNRSCVVPTRLLFASLKKSYSKQNYFPAGSTVEYECRRGYRRDHTLSGNLTCLQDFTWSKPAEFCKKKPCPNPGEIKNGHVIIPDGILFGASISFSCDTGYRLVGADSIYCSLVENTVGWSDPLPKCQEIFCPEPPEIDNGIILEKQESYAYRQSVKYKCMEGFTLYGERSIYCTVKDDQGAWSGPPPECRGASRVSEFRPTVQKSTTVTVPGTKAPSAPQKPTSVSSPATKSPPSPQKLTTVNVPATETPSTPRKHTTVNSSDIENPLNPQKHTTTNVPATETPSTPQKSIIITFSATKSPLTPQKLAIVNVPATETSSTPQKPIIITSSATKSPLTPQKPNMVNVPATEVPPTPQKPTKTNDSVTKPPNFPTPNTLSPAAQNPFKTNASATQAVPTTQKFTTAKASLTQNLRATRNSTALHPPVTKGFHTTQRLTSAHVTATKSPTVSKATTRFHTTSTSKGHKSPSSGASIIASALTILVRTTKRLMLGFKM; the protein is encoded by the exons ATGAGTCCCGCCCGGCCGAGGGCCCCCGCGGTGCTGCGCCTGCTGGACGGGCTGACCCctcggctgctgctgctgctgctgctgctgctgcgtcCCCTGACAGTGCGGG GTGACTGCGGTCTTCCCCCAGATGTACCTAATGCCCATCTAGCTTTGGGAGATAATAcaaattttcctgaaaaaagCACAGTAACCTACAAATGTAACGAAGGCTTTGTAAAAGTTCCTGGCAAGCCAGACTCAGCGGTCTGTCTTACCAGTAAATGGTCAACGGTTGCAGAGTTTTGTAATC GTAGCTGTGTTGTCCCAACCAGGCTACTTTTTGCGTCACTGAAAAAGTCTTACAGCAAACAGAATTATTTCCCAGCGGGTTCCACTGTGGAATATGAGTGCCGTAGGGGCTACAGAAGGGACCATACTCTGTCAGGAAACCTAACTTGCCTTCAGGATTTTACATGGTCCAAACCCGCTGAATTTTGTAAAA AGAAACCATGTCCTAATCctggagaaataaaaaatggTCATGTCATTATACCAGACGGCATATTATTTGGCGCGTCCATCTCTTTCTCATGTGACACAGG GTACAGATTAGTTGGTGCAGATTCTATTTACTGTTCTCTTGTGGAAAACACTGTTGGGTGGAGTGATCCATTGCCAAAATGCCAAG aaattttttgtcCAGaaccaccagaaattgacaatgGAATAATTCTAGAGAAACAGGAGAGTTATGCGTATAGACAGTCTGTAAAATATAAGTGTATGGAAGGCTTCACCCTGTATGGAGAGCGCTCTATCTATTGCACTGTAAAAGATGACCAAGGAGCGTGGAGTGGCCCCCCACCTGAATGCAGAG GAGCTTCTCGAGTATCCGAGTTCAGACCAACAGTTCAGAAATCCACCACAGTAACTGTTCCAGGTACCAAAGCCCCATCAGCTCCTCAGAAACCCACCTCAGTGAGTTCTCCAGCTACGAAGTCCCCACCATCTCCTCAGAAACTCACCACTGTAAATGTTCCAGCTACAGAAACCCCATCAACTCCTCGGAAACACACTACAGTAAATTCTTCAGATATAGAGAACCCACTCAACCCTCAGAAACACACCACTACAAATGTTCCAGCTACAGAAACTCCATCAACTCCTCAGAAATCCATCATAATAACTTTTTCAGCTACAAAGTCCCCACTAACTCCTCAGAAACTCGCCATTGTAAATGTTCCAGCTACAGAAACCTCATCAACTCCTCAGAAACCCATCATAATAACTTCTTCAGCTACAAAGTCCCCACTAACTCCTCAGAAACCCAATATGGTAAATGTTCCAGCTACAGAAGTCCCACCAACTCCTCAGAAACCTACCAAAACAAATGATTCAGTcacaaaacccccaaatttccccacaCCAAACACTCTCTCTCCAGCAGCCCAGAATCCCTTCAAGACAAATGCTTCTGCTACACAGGCCGTACCAACAACCCAAAAATTCACCACAGCAAAAGCTTCACTTACACAGAATCTTCGAGCAACACGAAACTCCACTGCTCTACATCCCCCAGTGACCAAGGGTTTCCACACAACACAAAGATTGACCTCTGCTCATGTTACAGCAACGAAGAGTCCAACTGTTTCCAAGGCAACCACGCGTTTTCACACAACAAGCACCTCAAAAGGACATAAAAGCCCTTCTTCAG
- the CD55 gene encoding complement decay-accelerating factor isoform X2, producing MSPARPRAPAVLRLLDGLTPRLLLLLLLLLRPLTVRGDCGLPPDVPNAHLALGDNTNFPEKSTVTYKCNEGFVKVPGKPDSAVCLTSKWSTVAEFCNRSCVVPTRLLFASLKKSYSKQNYFPAGSTVEYECRRGYRRDHTLSGNLTCLQDFTWSKPAEFCKKKPCPNPGEIKNGHVIIPDGILFGASISFSCDTGYRLVGADSIYCSLVENTVGWSDPLPKCQEIFCPEPPEIDNGIILEKQESYAYRQSVKYKCMEGFTLYGERSIYCTVKDDQGAWSGPPPECRGASRVSEFRPTVQKSTTVTVPGTKAPSAPQKPTSVSSPATKSPPSPQKLTTVNVPATETPSTPRKHTTVNSSDIENPLNPQKHTTTNVPATETPSTPQKSIIITFSATKSPLTPQKLAIVNVPATETSSTPQKPIIITSSATKSPLTPQKPNMVNVPATEVPPTPQKPTKTNDSVTKPPNFPTPNTLSPAAQNPFKTNASATQAVPTTQKFTTAKASLTQNLRATRNSTALHPPVTKGFHTTQRLTSAHVTATKSPTVSKATTRFHTTSTSKGHKSPSSGASIIASGIVAATILIGILILVKTFWDYGKSGSYDTRENNKALNVRFQNVSD from the exons ATGAGTCCCGCCCGGCCGAGGGCCCCCGCGGTGCTGCGCCTGCTGGACGGGCTGACCCctcggctgctgctgctgctgctgctgctgctgcgtcCCCTGACAGTGCGGG GTGACTGCGGTCTTCCCCCAGATGTACCTAATGCCCATCTAGCTTTGGGAGATAATAcaaattttcctgaaaaaagCACAGTAACCTACAAATGTAACGAAGGCTTTGTAAAAGTTCCTGGCAAGCCAGACTCAGCGGTCTGTCTTACCAGTAAATGGTCAACGGTTGCAGAGTTTTGTAATC GTAGCTGTGTTGTCCCAACCAGGCTACTTTTTGCGTCACTGAAAAAGTCTTACAGCAAACAGAATTATTTCCCAGCGGGTTCCACTGTGGAATATGAGTGCCGTAGGGGCTACAGAAGGGACCATACTCTGTCAGGAAACCTAACTTGCCTTCAGGATTTTACATGGTCCAAACCCGCTGAATTTTGTAAAA AGAAACCATGTCCTAATCctggagaaataaaaaatggTCATGTCATTATACCAGACGGCATATTATTTGGCGCGTCCATCTCTTTCTCATGTGACACAGG GTACAGATTAGTTGGTGCAGATTCTATTTACTGTTCTCTTGTGGAAAACACTGTTGGGTGGAGTGATCCATTGCCAAAATGCCAAG aaattttttgtcCAGaaccaccagaaattgacaatgGAATAATTCTAGAGAAACAGGAGAGTTATGCGTATAGACAGTCTGTAAAATATAAGTGTATGGAAGGCTTCACCCTGTATGGAGAGCGCTCTATCTATTGCACTGTAAAAGATGACCAAGGAGCGTGGAGTGGCCCCCCACCTGAATGCAGAG GAGCTTCTCGAGTATCCGAGTTCAGACCAACAGTTCAGAAATCCACCACAGTAACTGTTCCAGGTACCAAAGCCCCATCAGCTCCTCAGAAACCCACCTCAGTGAGTTCTCCAGCTACGAAGTCCCCACCATCTCCTCAGAAACTCACCACTGTAAATGTTCCAGCTACAGAAACCCCATCAACTCCTCGGAAACACACTACAGTAAATTCTTCAGATATAGAGAACCCACTCAACCCTCAGAAACACACCACTACAAATGTTCCAGCTACAGAAACTCCATCAACTCCTCAGAAATCCATCATAATAACTTTTTCAGCTACAAAGTCCCCACTAACTCCTCAGAAACTCGCCATTGTAAATGTTCCAGCTACAGAAACCTCATCAACTCCTCAGAAACCCATCATAATAACTTCTTCAGCTACAAAGTCCCCACTAACTCCTCAGAAACCCAATATGGTAAATGTTCCAGCTACAGAAGTCCCACCAACTCCTCAGAAACCTACCAAAACAAATGATTCAGTcacaaaacccccaaatttccccacaCCAAACACTCTCTCTCCAGCAGCCCAGAATCCCTTCAAGACAAATGCTTCTGCTACACAGGCCGTACCAACAACCCAAAAATTCACCACAGCAAAAGCTTCACTTACACAGAATCTTCGAGCAACACGAAACTCCACTGCTCTACATCCCCCAGTGACCAAGGGTTTCCACACAACACAAAGATTGACCTCTGCTCATGTTACAGCAACGAAGAGTCCAACTGTTTCCAAGGCAACCACGCGTTTTCACACAACAAGCACCTCAAAAGGACATAAAAGCCCTTCTTCAG
- the CD55 gene encoding complement decay-accelerating factor isoform X5, whose product MSPARPRAPAVLRLLDGLTPRLLLLLLLLLRPLTVRGDCGLPPDVPNAHLALGDNTNFPEKSTVTYKCNEGFVKVPGKPDSAVCLTSKWSTVAEFCNRSCVVPTRLLFASLKKSYSKQNYFPAGSTVEYECRRGYRRDHTLSGNLTCLQDFTWSKPAEFCKKKPCPNPGEIKNGHVIIPDGILFGASISFSCDTGYRLVGADSIYCSLVENTVGWSDPLPKCQEIFCPEPPEIDNGIILEKQESYAYRQSVKYKCMEGFTLYGERSIYCTVKDDQGAWSGPPPECRGASRVSEFRPTVQKSTTVTVPGTKAPSAPQKPTSVSSPATKSPPSPQKLTTVNVPATETPSTPRKHTTVNSSDIENPLNPQKHTTTNVPATETPSTPQKSIIITFSATKSPLTPQKLAIVNVPATETSSTPQKPIIITSSATKSPLTPQKPNMVNVPATEVPPTPQKPTKTNDSVTKPPNFPTPNTLSPAAQNPFKTNASATQAVPTTQKFTTAKASLTQNLRATRNSTALHPPVTKGFHTTQRLTSAHVTATKSPTVSKATTRFHTTSTSKGHKSPSSGASIIASELPICADQ is encoded by the exons ATGAGTCCCGCCCGGCCGAGGGCCCCCGCGGTGCTGCGCCTGCTGGACGGGCTGACCCctcggctgctgctgctgctgctgctgctgctgcgtcCCCTGACAGTGCGGG GTGACTGCGGTCTTCCCCCAGATGTACCTAATGCCCATCTAGCTTTGGGAGATAATAcaaattttcctgaaaaaagCACAGTAACCTACAAATGTAACGAAGGCTTTGTAAAAGTTCCTGGCAAGCCAGACTCAGCGGTCTGTCTTACCAGTAAATGGTCAACGGTTGCAGAGTTTTGTAATC GTAGCTGTGTTGTCCCAACCAGGCTACTTTTTGCGTCACTGAAAAAGTCTTACAGCAAACAGAATTATTTCCCAGCGGGTTCCACTGTGGAATATGAGTGCCGTAGGGGCTACAGAAGGGACCATACTCTGTCAGGAAACCTAACTTGCCTTCAGGATTTTACATGGTCCAAACCCGCTGAATTTTGTAAAA AGAAACCATGTCCTAATCctggagaaataaaaaatggTCATGTCATTATACCAGACGGCATATTATTTGGCGCGTCCATCTCTTTCTCATGTGACACAGG GTACAGATTAGTTGGTGCAGATTCTATTTACTGTTCTCTTGTGGAAAACACTGTTGGGTGGAGTGATCCATTGCCAAAATGCCAAG aaattttttgtcCAGaaccaccagaaattgacaatgGAATAATTCTAGAGAAACAGGAGAGTTATGCGTATAGACAGTCTGTAAAATATAAGTGTATGGAAGGCTTCACCCTGTATGGAGAGCGCTCTATCTATTGCACTGTAAAAGATGACCAAGGAGCGTGGAGTGGCCCCCCACCTGAATGCAGAG GAGCTTCTCGAGTATCCGAGTTCAGACCAACAGTTCAGAAATCCACCACAGTAACTGTTCCAGGTACCAAAGCCCCATCAGCTCCTCAGAAACCCACCTCAGTGAGTTCTCCAGCTACGAAGTCCCCACCATCTCCTCAGAAACTCACCACTGTAAATGTTCCAGCTACAGAAACCCCATCAACTCCTCGGAAACACACTACAGTAAATTCTTCAGATATAGAGAACCCACTCAACCCTCAGAAACACACCACTACAAATGTTCCAGCTACAGAAACTCCATCAACTCCTCAGAAATCCATCATAATAACTTTTTCAGCTACAAAGTCCCCACTAACTCCTCAGAAACTCGCCATTGTAAATGTTCCAGCTACAGAAACCTCATCAACTCCTCAGAAACCCATCATAATAACTTCTTCAGCTACAAAGTCCCCACTAACTCCTCAGAAACCCAATATGGTAAATGTTCCAGCTACAGAAGTCCCACCAACTCCTCAGAAACCTACCAAAACAAATGATTCAGTcacaaaacccccaaatttccccacaCCAAACACTCTCTCTCCAGCAGCCCAGAATCCCTTCAAGACAAATGCTTCTGCTACACAGGCCGTACCAACAACCCAAAAATTCACCACAGCAAAAGCTTCACTTACACAGAATCTTCGAGCAACACGAAACTCCACTGCTCTACATCCCCCAGTGACCAAGGGTTTCCACACAACACAAAGATTGACCTCTGCTCATGTTACAGCAACGAAGAGTCCAACTGTTTCCAAGGCAACCACGCGTTTTCACACAACAAGCACCTCAAAAGGACATAAAAGCCCTTCTTCAG